Proteins encoded within one genomic window of Haematobia irritans isolate KBUSLIRL chromosome 5, ASM5000362v1, whole genome shotgun sequence:
- the LOC142239977 gene encoding uncharacterized protein LOC142239977, whose product MPMGSPASPIIADIIMEELLDDVFEKITKPRIITKYVDDVFAIIKRSDVEETLKALNSYNRQIQFTKEEEQDQKLPYLDAIIHRQGKQLKLNWYQKPTASGRLLNFYSNHSKRIIINTATNFIRRVFKISDRSFHFENGEKIKRILTNNDFPLRTIQNLIYKVKSKQINNNDGNTEKELKIYKPVTYIYLAFRKDCASLILNGLFSKTKIKNDDKSNVIYKIKCNGDKSNLCKKTYIGTTMTKLKTRLSSHKSDIKATEKPMEQKTALAAHCALTGHTPNLEDVKILDHENNYRRRFTLEMLHIINTPPDERMNYKKDIETVLEYIDIQYNNCVSNHPGSSKEKS is encoded by the exons ATGCCCATGGGATCCCCCGCTTCACCAATTATAGCGGACATAATTATGGAGGAACTTTTGGACGACGTATTTGAGAAGATAACTAAACCACGTATAATAACTAAGTATGTAGATGACGTATTCGCGATAATAAAAAGATCAGACGTCGAAGAAACACTAAAAGCTTTAAACTCTTACAACCGACAAATTCAATTCACGAAGGAAGAGGAACAGGATCAAAAATTGCCATATCTTGACGCAATAATACACAGACAAGGCAaacaacttaaattaaattggtaCCAAAAACCAACAGCTTCGGGACGTCTACTTAACTTTTATTCAAATCATAGCAAACGTATCATAATCAATACTGCGACGAACTTCATCAGGAGAGTATTCAAAATTAGTGATCGTAGTTTTCATTTCGAAAATGGAGAGAAAATCAAAAGAATACTGACCAATAATGATTTCCCATTAAGGACAATTCAAAATCtaatatataaagtaaaatcaAAGCAGATAAACAACAACGATGGAAATACCGAAAAAGAACTTAAAATTTACAAGCCAGTGACATATATATATCTGGCTTTTCGGAAAGACTGTGCAAGTCTAATTT TAAATGGATTATTTAGtaaaactaaaatcaaaaatgacgATAAAAGCAATGTAATTTATAAGATTAAATGTAATGGTGACAAATCCAATTTATGTaaaaagacatatattggtacTACAATGACAAAACTGAAAACTAGATTATCTTCTCACAAATCGGATATTAAAGCCACTGAAAAACCCATGGAGCAAAAAACAGCGCTTGCGGCCCACTGTGCGCTGACAGGTCACACGCCAAACTTAGAAGACGTAAAAATTCTAGACCACGAAAACAACTACAGACGCAGATTTACTCTTGAAATGCTGCACATTATCAACACTCCACCTGACGAGAGAATGAATTACAAGAAAGACATTGAAACTGTGCTCGaatatatagacatacaatacaacaa